GTAACAATTAaaacttcttcaattttgaaaacatagatttgcaaattattcaatttgcaaGATTTGTATGAAATAGTGGAATTgttaagatttgaaattgaaaattcttcaattctaacgatttttaactttttaatttttaaatgaagatataATAATGTGGAATGTTCAGAGCTTGCATTGATGTAACTTTGAACGTCTTTTTAGAATATTTActggaatttcaaaacattttaattattcaattttaaatatttaaaatttacattgatttaATGTTATAgatttccaattgaaattttaaattaccaaCAGTAGGAACGACAGACtggattttatttattcttataattttattttattatattatacttagttatttatattttagcaaatgttTACTAAGatctccatttatttttaaaataactagcTCGTCATGATAGTGAAAAATTGCGGttcttaattataatattttcataataaacagtttaaaaaaaaaatgcaaactgaTTTTATTTACCTGCAGGATTCTATTTTTACTCCTTGCGTAAAGTTTCGATGATTCACTACGAAAAGCCATTCTTTCTTCTTGTTTTCTGCTGATTGGGGATAAACGACTTGTTCCTAGATTCAGAGAAAAATTCCATTAACATGATATTTCTATGATAAAAGTCGaaaggaaaatgtttaaaaaataaatttacttaaaaatacttaCATTTGCAACACAAAGTGGTGAATCGTCAGAAATATCTATTCTTTGCACGACATTAGATatctgaaaagagaaaaaaaattataatacgaAAAGTTGCATAAATAATAaagcattgatttttatttattaatgaattatttaattaattatattcgtACTCACCACATCAACTCCAGAAAGATATTTGAACTCATCAGCCTGATTGATTACATTATTGAGCAAATCGTCTGGGTAATATGGGGCATTTTCGCAAAAAGTCGTACCCTGGCAAACAGGCACTGTTGAGACTTTTTTCGAATTATGATGATTGTCTACATCTGATGGAAAAACAATTCTTGAGTCTGAATCTTGAGTCGTGCCGCGATTAAGCgctaaaacaataaaaagaaaaaatattgataaaaatttgtatgcaaaaaagTAACACCTCACGACTGCGCTGAGATTCGAACCCAGGACCTTTCGTTTGCCGGACTGTTCTGCACCGCACCGCAACGCAGTGTGACGAAACGAGATAGTGAGgcttaaaaaaatacagaaatcttATTATTTGTCAACCGatattaaagttttctttttcaaatttaaccaaaCTAAATTTATAACAGGTGTCATTAGgccgattaaaaaaaagactaattagcTGCTtgagttaaaaaatgataaactatatttttttatatttgaaactactttgttcggctaattgaaattttatcaaaacaagATATAATTAGTACATATACTTtccatgaaaaaacatttttgtcatATATTCAGTTTCTTAAATTCTtcagatttttataaacaaattaatggatAAAACTGACATTTGCTGCATTTTCGGTCTTTgaatagatttttaaactaattttctcgATCAGTTACGTGAAAGTAATCAATCATCGCGATCAAGAACTAAACCAGTACAactgttattgttaaaaataatcgttttaaacaaatttatttataggacattttttaatatagacactttttattttctacagAAGCATTTCCTTTTATCTCAAGGATAATAACTTGACACAGGATATTACTATCAACAATAATTactatagttataaacaattttgataaacaaattaattcatttggtaTTTATGaacatagaatattttttctattagtaTATTCGCTTCTTTTCTTCCTTGATAAACAATTGTGGCATAGAAAATATGTccatttaataacaaatattattataaaaaatttttataggaaaaattaactaatcacgtatttttcacaaacaaattttttctgtaaGATGATTTGcagtaaattagtctttttggcttgaacatTGAACAACttagatgaaaaatttgtttctcttttcaatgaaaaatcttcctcggttaaaaatctattttcttggattcaactacatggtttaaagttgaactttatttaaaaaaatcgatttttgtttaaacattcatgaTTTTCGTTACAAAAGTATCTCTTTGTTggacgattaatttttttcattaaaatgtaacCACTCCAAtctgggttcaaaattgatcttttctagatcaaattcaacaatttggttaaaaattcataccattttgcttaaaaattcaactttttgttgaagattcgtcttttgcagttaaaaattcaactattttgttagtatattcaacaatttcgttgaaaatgaactttttcttaaaaattcaactaatttgtttaaaaaaccttCCTGCAGGAAAAatctttctaggttaaaaattgaaatttttttaaaatttattagttcGGTTGGAGATTCAtggttttagttaataattaatctctttggttgaaaataattttttgaactaaaaatttaactcctttattttttatttgtaatttatcttttctagctaaaaattcaataatttgggcaaaaatgcatcctttttgcttgaaaattcaaatgccgattcaactgtttgcttagaaaattcaacaatgttgacattttttttacttttggaaaTGAAACAttattactaattaaaaattcaactatttttttgttaattcattagTTTAATTagagattcatgattttagtttaaaatttatatctttagtgaaaaatcatttttttcatctaaaaatttaacttttccatttttggttaaaaattgttttgttctattgaaaaattcatagttttttcttggaaattcgagtgttttgttgaagaatcaataatttgggtaaaagttaattttttttgttcaaaatttaactattccttttttggttcaaaatttatctttcttagttgaaaatttaataatattgttgaaaattcatcctttagtctaaaaaattcacctgtttggctgaaaattcaaatttttttattaaaaatttaactattttgataaagtatttaacaatttggattaaaattgacgtttttgttaaatatttaacaatttgtttgacttttttcttTCGTGAATGATAAGTCtttctttgttttcttaaaaatttattagttttgttggagattcataatttgagtttcaaattcacctaattaattgaaaattagattttttattaaaaatgcactttcttatacaaaattaatcttctccgtTGAAAATTCCTgctcttggttgaagattcatagttttagttaaaaattaatttcagtggCTAAAAATATACGTACtgtgtggaaaattgatttttgtttactgaaaattatagTCTTTAGTGAAAGTGTCAGTATTACGGttggaaatttctaaattttactgaaactttatttatttattttttaaacaatttaattacttcgtttgaacatttttttaattgaaaatttgactatttttttttagtttaaaattcaaccatacggttcaaaattgattttatttgtacttttttttaaaattgtttaaactgaagCAATCCCATCTTTGACTGGAAATTTATccttcttagttgaaacttctactatttagttaaaaatgtatgtattttgttgaagaaaattgatgttttttcacaattttttagaaCAATACTTAATGCTGATATTATTCTCCATGGAAGAAAAgaatttactatattaaaaagaaaaattgtttttgataacaaatcctacatgaattaatttgtttataaaaattgaagaaattaaggaatttaacCCTTAATATCAAGTTCCTTTCGTAAAGAATATatctattaattgaatttttttaggaaatataaataaacagaTAAAATTAAACAGAACAAATGTAAATATTGatggttttttctcatttttcaattcaagtaagaaattagtgaaatattgtttaaaaaatcaacttagagaaatttcttcaaaatttaattcgcttaaattaaaaaaaaaaaactggaaaatcgGTTTAGAAATACGATCACTGGAACTTTCTCAATTCCAATATCTCATTTTGCCACACTGTGTGTCAGTAAAGCAGAACGAACAGttctgggttcgaatcccagcggagttCAAAAGAGTTCcttattttagcatattttttatttcatcccacaactatacttgtaaaaaaatctcatttatttCCCTTGGTTCATAATATACTATTATTCTACCTGGTCGTTTATCTCGGTCCAAAACCCTTCTGTCTTGCAGATCCCAGTCCAAATTAGATTTCTGAgtagttgaaaatttcgaattaGAGGAAGCGTACCCAGAATTTAAATAAGTCGATGAAGAAACAATTTTCCCCTCTGGTTTTAGATCCACGTGCTGATCAACTGCTGATGATGAACAAACAAGGAAAAGTTTTAGAACGAAACCAGGTCAtcaggtaaaaaatatttcaaaccggTTTACAGATATAAGAAACTCctcttgaaatttctaaaaataggaaaataaattaaatctggTTGCTTCATCTTATTACCAAGTTTGTccctctatatttttatttccttatcGTAGAAAtagaaacactttaaattcaaataacaaaatttttaataataagtattttaaacattcttcaaattattgaaactgattttttcaaataaaagatgatAGAACATTGGCTGTTGgatctaaaacaaaaacaatttttttccattttctgggTGAGAATTTTTATCttagttattaatattttaaaagttaaaacttaaagtcctgaaaaattggttaatttaagtattaaacatttaattaaaaaactacaaaatcagaactaatttttaaagttttgggtAGACAAATATGTTCAATTACTTTAAATGTTACCTATTTgagatagaaaaaagttaatctttaataattttgattttaaaactcttttgagtttgcaaagtgtaattttttgttttctaaattaaaagggaacaattttttggtaatcatttcaatttaattaaataggggacttttttattttaaacattttttatttacttgctaacataaaaaaaatcaatttttgacaaaaaaatttaatagctgatatttcaataaacaaagtGCATTAAatctccaccaaatagttgaattttcaaataaaaaacgatttaattttcaaagaaaaattgaatggttatattttcgattaaaaatccaatgactgaattttcagttgagaaaattaatttcgaacaaagaaaacaaagaattcacaacagaatagttaataAGGTTTtgataaagttgttaaattttccaccatatcgttcaatttttttttcaagacgacacaataatttttcaataaacagttcaattttcaataaaaaaagtttgactttttaaaaaattggttgaactttcaattaaataaataaatttttaaataaaaaagatgtattcttcCCCAAAagtttaatagtagacttttcaaccgaaaataagaCTTTCTAAtaagaatagttatatttttaattataaattaaatagttaaatttttcgttaaaatgctCATTTTCGGCAAAAAGCAACGAGTACACAACGAAATTGTTAaagcttttaccaaaaaaatgaactttcaactcaaataataaatctttaactaaaataaaggaattattaacattaattgcAACTTTCAATCGTAtaattgaactttctaccaaaataatgaattttctacaaaaggaattgaattttttaatcaaaaaatgtaatagttgatatttgaactgtaaatattttgattttgaataaaaacagttgaattcaactaaaagtacgaattttcaggATAagacttgatttaaaaaaaataattatctaataaaaggacgcattttaaaacgaaaatataaatcttctatctgagagttaaattttcgcaaaacaattaaattgtaaaCCATGGGAATCAATTATCtgagaaaaaagacgaattctttaaaaaatacatgagctttcaaacaaaaagttgaatgactagaaataccattttttcaccaaaaactgaATTCTTGCACTTTCAATTTGcactttcaattaataattcaatagttaaattacaaattacaaattaaaaattgaatagttaagttttcagttaaaaaattaatttgcaaccaaaaaacccCCAGAATTTgcacaaaataacaaaaaaaattttaaattcatttttaactaaaattctgaatctttcaCTCAAGAAATACATTTgggaaaaagtagttcaactttccactttacaggtaaattttctactgaatcgATGAATTTTGGAGCCGAAAATACGAACTTCCTATAAAACAATAGAACTTCCAACctaaaaatgcgatttttcatgccgaaaggttaattttaattaaaaacaaaaattatttcattgaaaagatttaatttttaaacaaaatttcaatccaaaacaacgaattttcaataaaaagttaaaattttaatcgaaaagaatgaattattcctaatcaaacatttaaaaacgaGATAAAGAGTAAACACTGTGCAGCCTGCgacacataaataaaaaattttaataatttatggcCTAAGCCTTTAGAAATAAAgtaattagaaattaatcattttcaaattttgcatcaCGCTTTTCAAACTCACTGATTTTAAtccaaattgcaaaattaatacagtcgaatctggatttCGTGCATCTCGATTTAGAGTTTCTGGGAATTGACGCCGTGCAGCGGGGATGGGTGAGAGAAGCGGCGAGTAGATGCACGGCGATCACTCAGGCGTGACGAACCAGAGAGAGAACCGAGAGAGACAAAACAGTTCCGAGATTCCGGATTTATGGTCACCGTCAGACCCAAAATCGACACTACATCCAGATTTAACTAATTATAAAGCATTTTCATGCCAGATTAGATAgtggattattatatttaatttacctGGTCGTTTATTGTTATTAAAAGGCCTTTCCTGATTCTGTGAATCTCCATCCGTGCTCCAAATTTGAGATCCAGATGGTGCTTCACGATTTCCGTATTCGAAATCATCGCTTGCTGTAAGAAATCTGTGAGGATGACTTGAAATTCCTTGcattatctgaaataaaaatcattttcttcaataaagctacaaaattaaaattaggtcCTTCTAGAAGAAGAACGTgatgtaatatttataaatggCTTCGTTTTGCAAAGCTCGCAATAATTCTGGATTTactgtttccgagaattgacgcttcACCGCAGGGATGGGTGAGAGGAgcttcggggggggggggggctcactCAGGCGTGGCCAAAACTAACACTCTAGATTTATGGTCACAACCAGCCCCAAAAACGACATCAAATCATAAATTTACAGTAATTAAAGAGAGAACCAATTAAGTACCAATTAtagaagattattattattacaccattaagccatttccctttcggggtaggcgtgactcactcggcaggggaaaggagtagtgtgtggatgggatagaaatttttcagaNNNNNNNNNNNNNNNNNNNNNNNNNNNNNNNNNNNNNNNNNNNNNNNNNNNNNNNNNNNNNNNNNNNNNNNNNNNNNNNNNNNNNNNNNNNNNNNNNNNNctcccttattaactgaagtttttggtggaactgacgttagaactacaatctccaccatatgacgatttgatgcttaacttggacatgatttcgactcagaaataaGATTATAATACTCCAAATTTTCTAATTAgtgtataaatttaatattttatttaatttactttgttaaatatcCCTGAACATTTCCAGCAGTAATTAGCTTTTGGTTTTCGACTCCAGAAATCTTAACTTTTGATTAgtggaaaaaatttttgtaatcgatAGATgcgatacaaatttcaaaaaatgtactcagaaaaaaatttctttgaatcaaagaaacatatTCATTGGTTCTCAGTTAAATAAAAGTTTCGTTGATTAAAAGAAACGATATTATGTTCTGATGAAAATTTCCctctaaattcaaattattttctttagtttgaagtaatttttagttaaatgaaaaaatgccttttcttgttacctaaaaaataattctgtaaaatttggtcccgataaaaaaaaaaaattttaagaatttcgtcAAATTACCCAGAAACCCTAAAAATCATGTTCTTCTTGATTTACATCAAAAATATtccttgtattaaaaattgtataaataaaagttatgaatatttataatatatacttttttattctttgaattttttattaaaatatttcttttcgagaaaaataaaaaaagaacaaaaaagttaaccttttttttatttttcaaaatcagtcagcgtttttaattttattcactaAAGAACTCCATGAAAAGTATAAATCACCATTTTCGGTACTTAAAATCCAAGCTGAGTGATTTTTGTTTGTTCTCAAAATTTGagaacaaatagttttaaaaataaaaataataaatcgttttcaacccctaatgaaatttaaaaaaataaatagtataaaaaattagagccatttttacaggtaaatatttttaaaatgcaataaacTAAAAACAAGCAAAAATTATCGAACCTATACAATGCCCAAGGCTGTGAAATTTCaggttaaattgtaaataaaataattttatattataacatattttaactttatttattatttttatttgaatttgtttttgcattgaaacaattttttaattgttaagattTCTTAGAATTGTCAAGTTTCTCTGTCGAAGAATTTGACtgcacttgaatttaaaataaaattcttcaatgtaatttatttttgtttaaatgacaaaaattatatgtaaaaaacatttccttaattaaaaaataatagttttccgatttcagaaatataaaaaaaaattaattttgtaaaattttctatacCAAGCAAATACTACCCAACcatcgaaaatcaaaaaattaatataatataaagatatattttataaagatttataacttttatttaaactttttttcaataaaatccataATTGTGAAGcaaatcaaggaaaatatttttttcctgttttctggtatttggacaaaatttctaagaattttttttatccaggCAACATTTCACCTAGTCGTTGGATTGGCGAACCGGAAAATCAGAGGGCATTTTTTAGAGCCGAAAAACCCTGGGAataactgaatttattttttgacgagaatttacaaatttttggaaaaaaatctatctcatttttttgaaatatcacaaatttcatgcaattaaaaatgagtttattCTTAGATTGTCTTaatatttaagtttaattataaactttttgagaaataattcagtttaaaatgcataATTCTAACATCTTTTaccaaaagttttatatttttgaacttcatttttacgcctacattttcaattaaaagattttaaaaatgaaggttTGATTTCTGTAccaattcaaaatcaaataagtttgaaattaatatattcataaaaagcATTTCAgttgatcaaatgtgaatataaagcaattaattatttttttactttagttCGATTTTTATCAATTAAGCAATATTTTATTATACAAGAAGATCCTGAACCTgtttaaaatcaaacatttccaacattaaaaattgaaatatttcaatttgaaagcttTGGTTATTAAACAAATGTGTGCGACATATTTCTCGTGCgtcagtttctttttttcaaaacaaaaaaaacaggaTATTTTTTTACTGTCTTGCATTTTATGATATCAAGAAAATCTTTTTCAGGAGCTCATAGTCAGTTTTCTCAAGATAAAAATGCAATCAAAACACAAGTCACGTATGTAATGACGTACATTTCGCAAATCGTATATGCTATTACCCACGGGTTGActcatacatttattttttattttaatcgttgaactttattttaatttaaataaaattgtaaagaaactATATTTTTTCTCGCAgtgtaaaaattgataaaaaaattaaaattttgaaactactaaaaaaatcaagaataataaaataattttttccagtttcaaaagttcaattataattataattaaagttcaaattcataaaaagaattatttttctttgatgaaTAATAATGCTCTTGGTTATCAATCGAGGTCCAAACGCTTGATGAATACGTAGGTTTTTCAAATATTCGCGTGATTCAGACTAGTTCCTGTTTTGTCAAATCTTCCTTTTCCCGCAATNNNNNNNNNNNNNNNNNNNNNNNNNNNNNNNNNNNNNNNNNNNNNNNNNNNNNNNNNNNNNNNNNNNNNNNNNNNNNNNNNNNNNNNNNNNNNNNNNNNNATTGGCTAAAATAATGCAAAAGAGAACTTTTaggaattgaaattatattaccgattatgcattttcaaagaaaaccaatttttttttattacaaaagtattcaacttacaaaaaataattattttaataatgttttttgaaCTTAGATTTTCACTTACTGTcgctttttaacaacaattttttaacggtTAAAGTTTGATCAATCATGggactttttagtgaaaaatattctCTATAAATCCAccgcttcaaattttttaacttagtacataatcttcaaatatattcatttgttaaaatatttttctaaccaaacatttttaacgattctattaataaaaaaaaagtactaATAAAAAATCTAAGAAGAACTAAGAagcaataaatagaaaaaattaaaatacaaaaaaacttgtttgaataaattatttctatacgtttcaaaattttttcattaaaaagaatgttgCTTATTTAAAATGGCATCGTCTGTAGagttattttgattcttaaaattatagaaagctcttttttttagaaatctgtttTTGGGACGATAAATAcctcacttttaaattaaaatgataaacttacattttcaagtttttttaaacttaatgctTTTTTACTAAACATGCCAATTTTGTATGACAAAAATAATATACCATTCGTTTGAAATGTTATGTgttcttttaaaatctataatacTTCTTTCTTTAAAGTCACCAAATTTCCCGGAATATATGTTataataacctaaaattatttaaaagttgtacattttcttttaaattaatatcaacttccagtgagaaatgtacgaaaatttataatctttcctcaaatccaatgattttttacttaaaatatcaatttacgaTATAAAATGccagcataacctaaaattgcccaaaattggtAAAATCTGAAAcctagtgatttaaaaaaaaacttgcaaattacgattaaaaacactaaaataactggacaaaaaatgattataaattctgaatttgcttttaaatacaaatatttttgtttaaaataacaggttatttgtttaaacattgtaaATCTTgtgggaataataatttttgtttaaaaatatcaattttcgacgtAAAAGGACAATCTAACCTAAAACTGTTACAAAATTGCGAATCTTCttcgaaatctaatgattttcacacaaaaattttaatttctgacggAAAACACTATTACAAAACCTAAAGTTGTTGAATAATATNNNNNNNNNNNNNNNNNNNNNNNNNNNNNNNNNNNNNNNNNNNNNNNNNNNNNNNNNNNNNNNNNNNNNNNNNNNNNNNNNNNNNNNNNNNNNNNNNNNNGtgagatattatttttaacttaatacaaaagaaaaatgtttagaattgtaaatcttctt
This Belonocnema kinseyi isolate 2016_QV_RU_SX_M_011 chromosome 3, B_treatae_v1, whole genome shotgun sequence DNA region includes the following protein-coding sequences:
- the LOC117170138 gene encoding uncharacterized protein LOC117170138 isoform X3, which encodes MAVYCFRRPLLSVLFILAIMQGISSHPHRFLTASDDFEYGNREAPSGSQIWSTDGDSQNQERPFNNNKRPALNRGTTQDSDSRIVFPSDVDNHHNSKKVSTVPVCQGTTFCENAPYYPDDLLNNVINQADEFKYLSGVDVISNVVQRIDISDDSPLCVANEQVVYPQSAENKKKEWLFVVNHRNFTQGVKIESCSELEGECNYSYIFPEGYKTTCKQKYIYRQLAAISPSGKIKPDSFRFPSSCCCHVKFIGNPLLRMGVLLPKANVTPVPKKTEKK
- the LOC117170138 gene encoding uncharacterized protein LOC117170138 isoform X2, with amino-acid sequence MAVYCFRRPLLSVLFILAIMQGISSHPHRFLTASDDFEYGNREAPSGSQIWSTDGDSQNQERPFNNNKRPVDQHVDLKPEGKIVSSSTYLNSGYASSNSKFSTTQKSNLDWDLQDRRVLDRDKRPALNRGTTQDSDSRIVFPSDVDNHHNSKKVSTVPVCQGTTFCENAPYYPDDLLNNVINQADEFKYLSGVDVISNVVQRIDISDDSPLCVANEQVVYPQSAENKKKEWLFVVNHRNFTQGVKIESCSELEGECNYSYIFPEGYKTTCKQKYIYRQLAAISPSGKIKPDSFRFPSSCCCHVKFIGNPLLRMGVLLPKANVTPVPKKTEKK
- the LOC117170138 gene encoding uncharacterized protein LOC117170138 isoform X1, whose protein sequence is MAVYCFRRPLLSVLFILAIMQGISSHPHRFLTASDDFEYGNREAPSGSQIWSTDGDSQNQERPFNNNKRPAVDQHVDLKPEGKIVSSSTYLNSGYASSNSKFSTTQKSNLDWDLQDRRVLDRDKRPALNRGTTQDSDSRIVFPSDVDNHHNSKKVSTVPVCQGTTFCENAPYYPDDLLNNVINQADEFKYLSGVDVISNVVQRIDISDDSPLCVANEQVVYPQSAENKKKEWLFVVNHRNFTQGVKIESCSELEGECNYSYIFPEGYKTTCKQKYIYRQLAAISPSGKIKPDSFRFPSSCCCHVKFIGNPLLRMGVLLPKANVTPVPKKTEKK